One genomic region from Magallana gigas chromosome 3, xbMagGiga1.1, whole genome shotgun sequence encodes:
- the LOC105345791 gene encoding nucleoside diphosphate-linked moiety X motif 6 isoform X1, with product MTKESHGFVVTSDIFNGLTIDTDEQDLSTEENFEPKLADAIPQWKGEGIRGLWVKIHLAHSFVVPVCSKLGFDYNHAQSGYVMMTKWLPDEEENKLPEYANQFLGVAGFVLNEKKELLVIRERFSVIQSKPWKLPGGLADKGEDLAVTARREVVEETGIEAEFVSVLGFRHQHNFRFGCSDWYFICLMKALTTEIKHCPQEIAECKWISIEEYLSDPHLTEANKFFVQCYLNQQKNGGLTISPTLIDSWNKKTQHNIYAVHPLPKEFNPHHGH from the exons ATGACTAAGGAATCACATGGCTTTGTTGTGACCTCTGACAT ATTTAATGGGCTTACAATTGATACAGATGAGCAAGATCTTAGCACTGAAGAAAATTTTGAGCCCAAATTGGCAG aTGCCATTCCTCAGTGGAAAGGAGAGGGAATCCGTGGACTCTGGGTAAAGATTCACCTAGCACACTCTTTTGTTGTGCCTGTATGTAGCAAG TTGGGTTTCGATTACAATCATGCTCAGTCAGGCTATGTGATGATGACAAAATGGCTTCCAGATGAAGAAGAAAACAAACTACCAGAGTACGCCAATCAGTTCCTGG gtGTAGCaggatttgttttaaatgagAAAAAGGAGTTGTTAGTTATCAGAGAGAGGTTCAGTGTTATACAATCAAAGCCTTGGAAATTACCTGGCGGATTGGCCGATAAAG GTGAGGACTTGGCGGTGACGGCGAGGCGCGAGGTTGTGGAGGAGACTGGGATAGAGGCGGAGTTTGTGTCGGTTCTCGGCTTCCGTCACCAGCACAACTTCCGATTCGGCTGTTCTGATTGGTACTTTATTTGTCTGATGAAAGCATTGACCACAGAAATAAAACACTGCCCACAAGAAATCGCAGAGTGTAAATGGATATCT ATAGAAGAGTACCTATCCGACCCTCATCTTACAGAGGCTAACAAGTTTTTTGTCCAATGCTACCTCAACCAGCAGAAAAATGGTGGATTGACAATTAGCCCTACTCTAATAGATTCCTGGAACAAGAAAACACAACACAATATATACGCTGTTCATCCATTACCAAAA GAGTTTAATCCACATCATGGCCATTAA
- the LOC117692484 gene encoding uncharacterized protein: protein MHFSKMGCGNGDNKHVTVFILTVLCLGVYIYLYVDINSSLQKLEDLERSTYNHLNLLLANQDRPREHKPTTLKPHYVKQTGNGSETQFFLHDYNTSGPILTIFTSWSKSNETDLLRNNTVRNWGLFSPYLYPILFTNDTGLKRDVRAMGWDSLPIIHAGKGVPVLKHMYLAAMEKTESPLYAFVNGDILFTQSLLETLVSVLHSDLYQNGTVLVVGRRTNVLNVKRKTASSFQDLANVSVKIGSLFTPWGLDYFITSKTFPWRDMPDVVIGRVGYDNFLVVESNKRKIAVIDATKTLLAVHQTTKKGGNFESRKKLNKDYNINLIAKIYKKINYGMGTSNAAKYFTKYNSKSQVYIVKK from the coding sequence AAGATGGGATGTGGTAATGGCGACAACAAGCACGTAACCGTGTTCATTCTCACTGTTCTCTGTCTTGGAGTGTATATTTATCTGTATGTAGATATCAACTCGAGTCTCCAGAAATTAGAAGATTTAGAACGCTCAACATACAACCACCTTAATCTACTTCTAGCGAACCAAGATCGTCCAAGAGAACATAAACCAACAACTTTAAAGCCGCACTACGTTAAGCAAACAGGAAATGGATCTGAAACGCAGTTTTTCTTACATGATTATAATACATCTGGTCCCattttgacaatatttacaTCTTGGTCAAAATCAAATGAGACTGATTTgcttagaaataacactgtaaGAAACTGGGGCCTCTTCTCGCCTTATTTATACCCTATCTTATTCACAAACGACACGGGTCTAAAAAGAGATGTCAGGGCAATGGGATGGGATTCTCTTCCAATTATACACGCAGGAAAAGGAGTACCAGTCCTTAAACACATGTATTTAGCCGCTATGGAAAAAACTGAGTCTCCATTGTATGCCTTTGTGAATggagacatattgtttaccCAGTCTTTGCTGGAGACTCTTGTCTCAGTTCTTCATTCAGATCTTTACCAGAACGGGACAGTGTTGGTTGTTGGAAGAAGAACGAACGTATTAAACGTGAAGCGAAAGACGGCAAGTAGTTTTCAAGATCTAGCGAATGTATCTGTTAAAATTGGCAGTTTATTTACTCCTTGGGGGCTAGACTATTTCATCACATCTAAGACGTTTCCATGGCGAGATATGCCAGATGTTGTCATTGGTCGAGTTGGCTATGACAATTTTTTGGTTGTTGAATCGAACAAGAGAAAGATCGCCGTCATTGACGCAACGAAGACGTTGTTAGCGGTTCATCAGACCACAAAGAAAGGCGGGAATTTTGAAAGTCgtaaaaagttaaataaagactataatattaatttgataGCTAAGATTTATAAAAAGATCAACTATGGGATGGGAACGTCGAATGCTGCTAAATATTTTACTAAATACAATTCTAAATCGCAAGTGTACATTGTAAAGAAGTGA
- the LOC105345792 gene encoding uncharacterized protein C18orf19 homolog A, with translation MIGSLIIKRVVYSSFRFGNLQTTSLCRGYLVNSEHFARISTGVTRYGKRWPFTHNFQPFNRMSQSVQNTTSSSAVPEESEKLSILQRFKRTYKRHGKILVGVHIVTSLVWYGSFYLTLSSGFDLPGFLESVDWSERVVKPFGNIGIEVSLEKIEKFVNVMKTSGSYAGAYLMYKIATPARYTVTLGGTNLVIRYLRKSGVMPAVKDVDRLGHLMKESRSEFETRMKKRMALERGRYARLKAQRPGSKKGGQLLMKAQEFYQKRSGTKNGTVQKQEKWISKAKEFYRSRKNQKIKPG, from the exons ATGATTGGAAGTCTTATTATCAAGCGTGTTGTGTATTCGTCATTTAGATTTGGAAATCTTCAAACCACATCTTTATGTCGGG GATACCTGGTAAACAGTGAGCATTTTGCAAGAATTTCCACTGGTGTAACAAGATACGGCAAACGATGGCCATTTACTCACAATTTTCAACCTTTCAATCGAATGAGTCAGTCAGTACAAAATACCACCTCAAGTTCTGCAGTACCTGAAGAAAGTGAGAAGCTCTCAATATTACAGAGATTTAAGAGGACATACAAAAGACATGGGAAAATCCTGGTTGGGGTCCACATTGTGACTTCATTGGTTTGGTATGGCTCCTTTTACCTGACTCTATCCAG TGGTTTTGATTTGCCTGGATTTCTGGAATCTGTAGATTGGAGTGAAAGGGTTGTGAAGCCATTTGGGAACATTGGTATTGAAGTCAGTCTAGAAAAGATTGAGAAATTTGTGAATGTCATGAAAACATCCGGAAGTTATGCAGGGGCCTATCTGATGTACAAGATAGCCACTCCTGCCAGATACACAGTAACATTAGGGGGAACAAACTTGGTCATCAGGTATCTACGAAAATCCGGAGTAATGCCTGCAGTAAAGGATGTGGACAGACTAGGACATCTAATGAAGGAGTCCAGATCAGAGTTTGAAACTCGCATGAAGAAAAGAATGGCTCTAGAAAGGGGGAGATATGCCAGACTGAAGGCCCAGAGACCTGGCAGTAAAAAAGGAGGACAGTTGTTAATGAAAGCTCAAGAGTTCTATCAGAAACGAAGTGGAACAAAGAATGGGACTGTTCAGAAACAGGAGAAATGGATTTCTAAGGCAAAGGAGTTCTACAGGAGTcgtaaaaaccaaaaaataaaaccaggCTAA
- the LOC105345791 gene encoding mitochondrial translation release factor in rescue isoform X2 — MLVNCNKQLWAGRIHRFLSTNGWAEAIPPLSFIWNGNQQRGFCHVIRAMERPRLNIYQNFHILCANKTNICYYHACGRIMKPKLSSLSVGISNNLPACFQQCACISKKNYKFPEILERDLEESIVKGSGPGGQSVNKTSNCVVLLHKPSGIVVKCHHTRSLAKNREIARELLQEKLDESINGKNSYLAQVMQEKRDKKLKAKQKTKKKYQLLSAQKDMVQDKEDLISELETVDPESNQTDNTGMETVDKKTDKQT, encoded by the exons ATGTTAGTCAACTGCAACAAACAGCTCTGGGCAGGGAGAATTCATAGATTTCTCTCAACAAATGGATGGGCAGAGGCCATACCTCCCTTGTCTTTCATATGGAATGGGAATCAACAAAGAGGATTCTGTCATGTTATTAGAGCCATGGAACGTCCAAGactaaatatttatcaaaatttccaTATACTTTGTGCAAACAAAACCAACATTTGTTATTATCATGCTTGTGGGCGAATCATGAAACCCAAGTTATCTTCCTTGAGTGTTGgaatttcaaacaatttacCAGCTTGTTTCCAGCAGTGTGCTTGTATATCCAAAAAGAATTACAAGTTTCCGGAAATCCTTGAGAGAGATTTGGAGGAGAGCATTGTAAAGGGAAGTGGTCCGGGCGGACAGTCGGTCAACAAGACTTCCAACTGTGTGGTCCTCCTACACAAGCCATCAGGTATTGTGGTCAAG TGTCATCATACAAGATCTCTAGCGAAGAACCGCGAGATTGCCAGAGAATTGCTTCAGGAAAAGTTGGATGAATCAATTAATGGAAAAAACAGCTACTTAGCTCAAGTAATGCAAGAAAAGCGAGACAAAAAACTCAAGGCCAAAcaaaaaaccaagaaaaaataccagcttctAAGTGCTCAGAAGGACATGGTTCAGGATAAGGAAGACTTGATCAGTGAGTTGGAGACTGTTGATCCGGAGTCTAACCAAACTGACAACACTGGCATGGAAACTGTAGATAAAAAAACTGACAAGCAAACATAA